Proteins encoded in a region of the Nocardia asteroides genome:
- the rplV gene encoding 50S ribosomal protein L22, which yields MSEAKSNQTLLTTPSNPTARATAKHVRVTPMKARRVVDLVRGKRVEDALALLKFAPQAASEPVAKVVASAAANAENNLGLNPATLVISTAYVDEGATMKRFQPRAQGRAFRIRKRTSHITIEVESIPTAGGATRNRRKGGAK from the coding sequence ATGAGCGAAGCGAAGAGCAATCAGACACTGCTGACGACTCCGTCGAACCCGACTGCGCGCGCGACCGCCAAGCACGTTCGCGTCACGCCGATGAAGGCACGCCGTGTCGTGGACCTGGTCCGCGGCAAGCGTGTCGAGGACGCCCTCGCCCTGCTGAAGTTCGCGCCCCAGGCCGCGAGCGAGCCGGTCGCCAAGGTCGTCGCCAGCGCCGCGGCCAACGCCGAGAACAACCTCGGCCTGAACCCGGCCACGCTGGTCATCTCGACGGCCTACGTCGACGAGGGTGCGACCATGAAGCGGTTCCAGCCGCGTGCCCAGGGGCGTGCGTTCCGCATCCGCAAGCGCACCAGCCACATCACCATCGAGGTCGAGAGCATCCCCACCGCCGGTGGAGCCACTCGTAACCGCCGGAAGGGAGGGGCAAAGTAA
- the rpmC gene encoding 50S ribosomal protein L29: protein MATGTPAAELRELTEEELVAKLRDSKEELFNLRFQMATGQLDNNRRLRVVRHEIARIYTVMRERELGLATGPAGKGDAA from the coding sequence ATGGCTACCGGAACACCGGCCGCAGAGCTCCGCGAGCTCACCGAAGAGGAGTTGGTGGCCAAGCTGCGCGACTCCAAGGAAGAGCTGTTCAACCTGCGCTTCCAGATGGCGACGGGTCAGCTGGACAACAACCGTCGTCTGCGCGTCGTCCGTCACGAGATCGCGCGCATCTACACGGTCATGCGTGAGCGCGAGCTCGGTCTGGCCACCGGACCCGCTGGCAAGGGAGATGCTGCATGA
- a CDS encoding MMPL family transporter — protein MFARLGAVVVHNPWKVIGLWVLLAIAVVATAPELKSTTDQSAFLPSHYESIQALELQQRAFPESSATAAIIVFARKDGAPLTEADSASVVAVAADLRGAKVKDVTAIQPAPPSENRLIQIIAVQMTKVTDPSDTTQGDAVKALRTRLKESVADTDLKAGITGQAAQVLDQQESSEKGLAIVGVATIVLILVLLLIIFRSPVIALLPIVVIGAISSMVGGLIAMVARAFDLQIDASINAILVVVLFGVGTDYILFLMFRYRERLRAGEDAKTAMVSAVSRVGEAITSAAGAVIIAFMALVLSTLGMFRAMGPALAIAVAIALAAGLTLVPAVVSLLGTKVFWPSKAWRTEPKGARFTAVGNALGRRPGAFAAVSGGVLVALGIFALGFHPTFDLSSGQTSEASESVVYSKELVKGMPAGTTQPSDVLLRSGGGELTADQLTAYRAALAAVSGVGQVAEPQLSADKTIADFAVTLDAVPESDAALETVKGPLRDVAHSAAPVGATAAVGGLTSVFVDFQDAMARDYAIVFPVAAILIMIVLGLLLRSLVAPWYLMASVFLGFAATLGAAVLVFQQFQGESGLIFTLPVIMYLFVVALGTDYNILMVARLREEAREGNEPKQAAALALRHTGPTIAAAGVILAGTFASMMLAGNNVLAQMGFAISVGIAIAAFVMAMFFTPAVTALIGHKAWWPGHGDQAAEKVSVTKSGPEVDSRTRAL, from the coding sequence ATGTTCGCACGACTGGGGGCCGTGGTCGTCCACAATCCGTGGAAGGTGATCGGCCTGTGGGTGCTGCTCGCCATCGCGGTGGTGGCTACGGCGCCGGAACTGAAATCAACGACCGACCAATCCGCCTTCCTGCCTTCGCATTACGAGTCGATTCAGGCGCTGGAATTGCAGCAGAGGGCTTTTCCGGAAAGCTCCGCTACCGCGGCGATCATCGTGTTCGCCCGGAAGGATGGTGCGCCGCTGACCGAGGCGGACTCGGCTTCGGTGGTAGCGGTCGCCGCTGATCTGCGCGGCGCGAAGGTCAAGGACGTCACCGCGATCCAACCGGCCCCACCCTCGGAGAACCGGCTGATCCAGATCATCGCGGTGCAGATGACCAAGGTGACCGATCCGAGCGACACCACGCAGGGCGACGCGGTCAAGGCGCTGCGCACGCGGCTGAAGGAGAGCGTCGCGGACACCGACCTGAAGGCGGGCATCACCGGCCAGGCGGCGCAGGTGCTCGACCAGCAGGAATCCAGCGAGAAGGGCCTGGCCATCGTCGGCGTCGCCACCATCGTGCTGATCCTGGTGCTACTGCTGATCATCTTCCGCAGCCCGGTGATCGCGTTGTTGCCGATCGTCGTGATCGGCGCGATCTCCAGCATGGTCGGCGGATTGATCGCCATGGTCGCCAGAGCCTTCGACCTGCAGATCGACGCATCGATCAACGCCATCCTGGTGGTCGTGCTGTTCGGTGTCGGCACCGACTACATCCTGTTCCTGATGTTCCGTTACCGCGAGCGGTTGCGCGCGGGTGAGGATGCCAAGACCGCCATGGTCAGCGCCGTCAGCCGGGTCGGTGAGGCGATCACGTCCGCGGCGGGCGCGGTGATCATCGCGTTCATGGCGCTGGTGCTGTCCACCCTCGGCATGTTCCGCGCCATGGGCCCGGCACTGGCGATCGCGGTGGCGATCGCGCTCGCGGCAGGGTTGACGCTGGTCCCCGCGGTGGTCTCCCTGTTGGGCACCAAAGTCTTCTGGCCCTCGAAAGCGTGGCGGACCGAGCCGAAGGGAGCTCGGTTCACGGCGGTCGGCAACGCACTCGGCCGACGACCCGGTGCTTTCGCCGCGGTCTCCGGCGGGGTACTGGTCGCGCTGGGGATCTTCGCCTTGGGCTTCCACCCGACGTTCGACCTCAGCTCCGGGCAGACCTCCGAGGCGTCCGAATCCGTGGTCTACAGCAAGGAACTGGTCAAGGGCATGCCTGCCGGTACTACGCAGCCGTCGGACGTTCTGTTGCGGTCCGGCGGCGGCGAATTGACCGCCGATCAGCTCACCGCCTACCGGGCCGCGCTCGCCGCCGTATCCGGTGTGGGACAGGTAGCCGAGCCGCAGTTGTCCGCGGACAAGACGATCGCCGACTTCGCGGTGACGCTCGATGCCGTGCCGGAGTCCGATGCCGCGCTGGAGACCGTCAAGGGACCGCTGCGCGATGTGGCGCACTCGGCGGCTCCCGTCGGTGCCACGGCCGCGGTCGGCGGTCTGACCTCCGTCTTCGTCGACTTCCAGGACGCGATGGCGCGCGACTACGCGATCGTGTTCCCGGTGGCGGCGATCCTGATCATGATCGTGCTGGGATTGCTGTTGCGCAGTCTGGTGGCGCCCTGGTACCTGATGGCGTCGGTGTTTCTCGGATTCGCCGCAACGCTCGGCGCCGCGGTGCTGGTCTTCCAGCAGTTCCAGGGCGAGTCCGGGCTGATCTTCACGCTGCCGGTGATCATGTATCTGTTCGTGGTGGCGCTCGGCACCGACTACAACATCCTCATGGTCGCCCGGTTGCGGGAAGAGGCCCGCGAGGGCAACGAGCCGAAACAAGCCGCGGCGCTGGCCCTGCGGCACACCGGACCGACCATCGCCGCGGCCGGGGTGATCCTGGCGGGAACGTTCGCGTCGATGATGCTGGCGGGCAACAATGTCCTCGCCCAGATGGGCTTCGCCATCTCGGTGGGCATCGCGATCGCCGCGTTCGTCATGGCGATGTTCTTCACGCCCGCGGTCACGGCGCTGATCGGGCACAAAGCATGGTGGCCCGGACACGGCGACCAGGCTGCCGAGAAGGTTTCGGTCACCAAGAGCGGGCCCGAGGTGGATAGTCGAACGCGCGCGCTCTGA
- the rpsQ gene encoding 30S ribosomal protein S17, with the protein MSDKVEGQRGTRKVRVGYVVSDKMNKTIVVELEDRNRHPLYGKIIRTTSKVKAHDENEIAGIGDRVQLMETRPLSATKRWRLVEVLEKAK; encoded by the coding sequence ATGAGCGACAAAGTAGAAGGGCAGCGCGGCACCCGTAAAGTGCGTGTCGGTTACGTTGTCTCCGACAAGATGAACAAGACGATCGTCGTCGAGCTGGAAGACCGTAACCGGCACCCGCTCTACGGCAAGATCATTCGCACCACCTCGAAGGTGAAGGCGCACGACGAGAACGAGATCGCCGGTATCGGTGACCGCGTTCAGCTGATGGAGACCCGTCCGCTGTCGGCCACCAAGCGCTGGCGTCTGGTCGAGGTCCTGGAGAAGGCCAAGTAA
- the rpsS gene encoding 30S ribosomal protein S19: MPRSLKKGPFVDDHLLKKVDVQNEKGTKQVIKTWSRRSTIIPDFIGHTFSVHDGRKHVPVFVSESMVGHKLGEFAPTRTFKSHVKEDRKSKRR, encoded by the coding sequence ATGCCACGCAGCCTCAAGAAAGGCCCGTTTGTCGACGACCACCTCCTGAAGAAGGTGGACGTGCAGAACGAGAAGGGCACCAAGCAGGTCATCAAGACCTGGTCGCGTCGTTCGACCATCATCCCCGATTTCATCGGGCACACGTTCTCGGTGCACGACGGCCGCAAGCACGTGCCGGTGTTCGTCTCGGAGTCCATGGTCGGGCACAAGCTCGGTGAGTTCGCGCCGACCAGGACGTTCAAGAGCCACGTCAAGGAAGACCGGAAGAGCAAGCGGCGATGA
- the rplB gene encoding 50S ribosomal protein L2: MAIRKYKPTTPGRRGASVSDFAEITRSEPEKSLLRPLTKSGGRNAHGRITTRHRGGGHKRAYRLIDFRRLDKDGIPAKVAHIEYDPNRTANIALLHFVDGEKRYIIAPKGVTQGTRIESGPTADIKPGNNLPLRNIPTGTTIHAVELRPGGGAKLARSAGMSIQLLGKEGPYATLRMPSGEIRRVDVRCRATVGEVGNAEQSNINWGKAGRMRWKGRRPTVRGVVMNPVDHPHGGGEGKTSGGRHPVSPWGQPEGRTRKPNRPSDKLIVRRRKTGKKR, translated from the coding sequence ATGGCAATCCGTAAGTACAAGCCGACAACGCCGGGCCGTCGTGGCGCCAGCGTCTCGGACTTCGCCGAGATCACCCGGTCGGAACCGGAGAAGTCGCTGCTGCGCCCGCTGACCAAGTCCGGCGGCCGCAACGCGCACGGCCGGATCACCACCCGCCACCGCGGTGGCGGTCACAAGCGCGCCTACCGGCTGATCGACTTCCGTCGCCTGGACAAGGACGGCATCCCGGCCAAGGTCGCCCACATCGAGTACGACCCGAACCGGACCGCGAACATCGCGCTGCTGCACTTCGTGGACGGCGAGAAGCGCTACATCATCGCCCCCAAGGGCGTGACGCAGGGCACCCGCATCGAGTCCGGCCCCACGGCCGACATCAAGCCGGGCAACAACCTGCCGCTGCGCAACATCCCGACCGGTACCACCATCCACGCGGTGGAGCTGCGTCCGGGCGGCGGCGCCAAGCTGGCCCGTTCGGCGGGCATGAGCATCCAGCTGCTCGGTAAGGAAGGCCCCTACGCCACCCTGCGTATGCCCTCCGGCGAGATCCGTCGCGTCGACGTGCGCTGCCGCGCCACCGTCGGCGAGGTCGGCAACGCCGAGCAGTCGAACATCAACTGGGGTAAGGCCGGCCGCATGCGCTGGAAGGGCCGCCGCCCCACCGTCCGTGGTGTCGTCATGAACCCGGTCGACCACCCGCATGGTGGTGGTGAGGGCAAGACTTCCGGTGGTCGCCACCCGGTCTCGCCGTGGGGCCAGCCGGAAGGCCGCACCCGCAAGCCCAACCGTCCGAGCGACAAGCTCATCGTCCGCCGCCGCAAGACCGGCAAGAAGCGCTGA
- the rpsC gene encoding 30S ribosomal protein S3, which translates to MGQKINPHGFRLGITTDWKSRWYADKQYADYVKEDVAIRKLLATGMERAGISKVEIERTRDRVRVDIHTARPGIVIGRRGAEADRIRAELEKLTGKQVQLNILEVKNPESDAQLVAQAVAEQLSNRVAFRRAMRKAIQSAMRSPNVKGIRVQCSGRLGGAEMSRSEFYREGRVPLHTLRADIDYGLYEAKTTFGRIGVKVWIYKGDIVGGKRELAAAAAAPERPRRERPSRPRRSGSTGTTATSTEAGRAATAVADAPAETQEG; encoded by the coding sequence ATGGGACAGAAAATCAACCCCCATGGCTTCCGCCTCGGTATCACCACCGACTGGAAGTCGCGTTGGTACGCGGACAAGCAGTACGCGGACTACGTGAAGGAAGACGTCGCGATCCGCAAGCTCCTGGCCACCGGCATGGAGCGGGCGGGCATCTCCAAGGTCGAGATCGAGCGCACCCGTGATCGCGTGCGGGTGGACATCCACACCGCGCGTCCGGGCATCGTGATCGGCCGCCGCGGCGCCGAGGCCGATCGCATCCGCGCCGAGCTGGAGAAGCTCACCGGCAAGCAGGTGCAGCTGAACATCCTCGAGGTGAAGAACCCCGAGTCGGATGCGCAGCTGGTCGCCCAGGCCGTCGCCGAGCAGCTGTCCAACCGTGTGGCGTTCCGTCGCGCGATGCGCAAGGCCATCCAGTCGGCCATGCGTTCGCCGAACGTCAAGGGCATCCGCGTGCAGTGCTCGGGCCGCCTCGGTGGCGCCGAGATGTCGCGCTCGGAGTTCTACCGCGAGGGTCGGGTGCCGCTGCACACGCTGCGCGCCGACATCGACTACGGCCTCTACGAGGCCAAGACCACCTTCGGTCGCATCGGCGTGAAGGTCTGGATCTACAAGGGCGACATCGTCGGTGGCAAGCGTGAGCTGGCCGCCGCTGCCGCCGCGCCCGAGCGTCCGCGCCGGGAGCGGCCGAGCCGCCCGCGTCGGTCCGGTTCCACCGGCACCACGGCGACCAGCACCGAGGCCGGGCGCGCCGCCACCGCGGTGGCCGACGCTCCGGCAGAGACACAGGAGGGCTGA
- a CDS encoding EXLDI protein codes for MTTDPNNPAGVATADEQAGGVTFLKDSGERGGVEDLREIVLRVGPGGGRRQRFFGRLLGESREYTKAGMDVVRVYVSRKGKFVVHRRESSWRGMSVAIDWTEWKTWRDLLRSGGREWGDYTVEIVDSPAELLGRIPEHIYRTVVDVAENPTSQDLQI; via the coding sequence ATGACCACCGATCCGAATAATCCGGCCGGTGTGGCCACCGCCGACGAGCAAGCCGGCGGCGTCACCTTCCTGAAGGATTCCGGCGAGCGGGGCGGGGTGGAGGATCTTCGGGAGATCGTGTTGCGGGTCGGCCCCGGCGGCGGGCGCAGACAGCGGTTCTTCGGCAGACTGCTCGGCGAGTCCCGGGAGTACACCAAAGCCGGGATGGATGTGGTGCGGGTCTATGTGAGCCGTAAAGGCAAGTTCGTGGTGCACCGGCGGGAATCGTCATGGCGCGGAATGTCCGTCGCGATCGACTGGACCGAATGGAAGACCTGGCGGGACCTGCTCCGGTCCGGCGGCCGCGAGTGGGGCGATTACACGGTCGAGATCGTGGACTCGCCCGCCGAACTGCTGGGGCGGATTCCGGAGCACATCTATCGGACCGTCGTCGATGTGGCCGAGAACCCCACCTCGCAGGACCTCCAGATCTGA
- a CDS encoding NAD-dependent epimerase/dehydratase family protein produces MRVLVTGANGYLGRAVVDLLGRAGHVPIAMVRGGTSAMRETTRVADLLDESGLRDALRGVQVVCHLAGLTRARESTVDPLRYFRVNTGGTVALLDAMAAAGVARIVFASTGSIYGTPERQPMTERLPDAPPHPYAASKLAAESAISAQARTGRLSATVLRLTNVAGGADRDPTRLIPRAFAAAVNASALEVNGDGSAVRDYLHVVDAAAAFVACVDNPPPDRFRRYIIGSGHGSSVLDVVAAVERRTGRRIQLIHRPPASEPATLISDPTRAITELPWYPSYSELDTIVRDTWAAGGHSPGPG; encoded by the coding sequence GTGCGCGTTCTCGTCACCGGAGCGAATGGTTATCTCGGTCGGGCGGTCGTGGATCTGCTGGGTAGAGCAGGCCATGTGCCGATCGCGATGGTTCGCGGGGGCACTTCGGCCATGCGGGAGACCACTCGGGTCGCCGACCTCCTCGACGAGAGCGGGCTCCGCGACGCACTGCGCGGAGTACAGGTGGTCTGCCACCTCGCCGGGCTGACTCGGGCGCGAGAGTCCACGGTCGATCCGCTCCGGTACTTTCGCGTCAACACGGGCGGGACCGTCGCCTTACTGGACGCGATGGCCGCTGCCGGGGTCGCGCGGATCGTCTTCGCCTCGACCGGCTCGATCTACGGGACGCCTGAGCGCCAACCGATGACAGAGCGCCTGCCCGACGCACCGCCGCACCCGTACGCCGCGAGCAAACTGGCCGCCGAGTCCGCGATCTCGGCACAGGCGCGAACCGGCCGCTTGTCGGCCACCGTGCTGCGCTTGACGAACGTGGCCGGTGGCGCGGACCGCGACCCCACGCGCTTGATTCCCCGGGCGTTCGCCGCCGCGGTGAATGCTTCGGCATTGGAGGTCAATGGCGACGGCAGCGCGGTTCGCGATTACCTGCACGTCGTCGACGCCGCCGCGGCTTTCGTCGCTTGCGTCGACAACCCGCCGCCGGACAGGTTCCGCCGGTACATCATCGGCAGCGGCCACGGCAGCAGCGTCCTCGACGTCGTAGCCGCCGTCGAGCGGCGGACCGGCCGCCGGATCCAGCTGATCCATCGGCCACCGGCATCCGAACCCGCCACGCTGATCAGCGATCCCACCCGGGCGATAACCGAACTACCCTGGTATCCGTCCTATTCCGAGCTCGACACCATCGTTCGGGATACCTGGGCGGCCGGGGGGCACTCGCCCGGACCCGGTTGA
- a CDS encoding PIN domain-containing protein, whose product MIVVADTSGILALFNRSGPEHFAVRRAADSAGAIVVSPLVLTEVHHVASVRAGRAVADGILTLIAERVASTRIVISNVDAAQLRTAVDIRGKYGTLNLDLVDAVCVALADEFDTDTILTLDRRDFRTLRPLGRYSAFRILPDDLRPTS is encoded by the coding sequence ATGATCGTCGTGGCCGACACTTCTGGAATTCTGGCGCTATTCAATCGTTCGGGCCCCGAGCACTTCGCGGTGCGTCGAGCAGCCGATTCGGCGGGCGCGATCGTCGTCAGTCCGCTGGTGCTCACCGAGGTGCATCATGTTGCGAGTGTCCGGGCCGGACGTGCGGTCGCCGACGGCATTCTCACTCTGATCGCGGAGCGAGTCGCGTCGACGCGGATCGTCATCTCGAACGTCGATGCGGCGCAGTTGCGCACTGCGGTCGACATCCGGGGGAAGTACGGCACCCTGAACCTCGATTTGGTGGACGCGGTGTGTGTGGCTCTGGCCGACGAATTCGATACCGACACCATCCTGACGCTCGACCGACGTGACTTCCGAACTTTGCGGCCTCTCGGTCGCTACTCCGCATTTCGCATCCTGCCGGACGACTTGCGCCCCACGTCCTAG
- the rplP gene encoding 50S ribosomal protein L16: MLMPRKVKHRKQHHPGRSGMAKGGTSVAFGEFGIQALEPAYVTNRQIESARIAMTRHIRRGGKIWINIYPDRPLTKKPAETRMGSGKGSPEWWVANVKPGRVMFEMSYPNEETAREALRRAMHKLPMKCRIVTREEQF, encoded by the coding sequence ATGCTGATGCCTCGCAAGGTGAAGCACCGCAAGCAGCATCACCCGGGCCGTTCGGGCATGGCCAAGGGCGGCACTTCGGTGGCGTTCGGCGAGTTCGGCATCCAGGCGCTGGAGCCGGCGTACGTCACCAACCGGCAGATCGAGTCGGCGCGTATCGCGATGACTCGCCACATCCGCCGTGGCGGCAAGATCTGGATCAACATCTACCCGGATCGCCCGCTGACCAAGAAGCCCGCCGAGACCCGCATGGGTTCGGGTAAGGGTTCGCCGGAGTGGTGGGTCGCGAACGTCAAGCCCGGTCGCGTGATGTTCGAGATGAGCTACCCGAATGAGGAGACCGCTCGTGAGGCGCTGCGCCGCGCGATGCACAAGCTCCCGATGAAGTGCAGGATCGTGACCAGGGAGGAGCAGTTCTGA
- a CDS encoding phosphatase has protein sequence MGYATRPGRSDDRELLRKHLLETRIAGHVATPREGNLSHYRKMVEKEPRYQFGLTLRDWTFDETLAMMARLCGVSPDPRHLRGPDTIDADLTLDALDAMGTRIGLAARRRETVILATGHPETLMDVYRAVEDALRAAGCVVLTPAAGWSYRVTARIGSQNREIVYTSGVAALGDDGRLKHTHDPHPMRAVLRELRDAGAGHWPDLVIADHGWAGAAGEAGIETVGFADSNDPALFAGQVEGKIAVTVPLDDGVHPEYYRPLTTYLLDRAGLGG, from the coding sequence GTGGGATATGCGACTCGACCCGGTCGATCCGATGACCGCGAGCTGCTTCGAAAGCACCTCCTGGAGACACGGATAGCGGGGCACGTCGCGACGCCCCGGGAGGGGAATCTCTCGCACTATCGCAAGATGGTGGAGAAGGAGCCGAGGTACCAGTTCGGGCTGACACTGAGGGATTGGACCTTCGACGAGACCTTGGCGATGATGGCGCGACTGTGCGGGGTCAGCCCAGATCCGCGTCATCTGCGGGGCCCCGACACCATCGATGCGGACCTGACTCTCGACGCGCTGGATGCGATGGGGACGCGGATCGGGCTCGCGGCTCGCCGCCGGGAGACCGTGATCCTGGCGACCGGGCATCCGGAAACGCTCATGGATGTCTATCGAGCTGTCGAGGATGCGTTGCGCGCGGCGGGATGCGTGGTGCTGACGCCTGCCGCCGGGTGGTCCTACCGGGTCACCGCTCGCATCGGGTCGCAGAATCGCGAAATCGTCTACACCTCGGGGGTCGCGGCGCTCGGCGACGACGGGCGGCTGAAGCACACGCACGATCCGCACCCGATGCGGGCGGTCCTGCGGGAACTGCGCGACGCCGGGGCCGGCCACTGGCCCGACCTGGTCATCGCCGATCACGGCTGGGCAGGCGCCGCGGGCGAAGCGGGCATCGAAACCGTCGGATTCGCCGACTCCAACGACCCCGCACTGTTCGCCGGGCAGGTCGAGGGCAAGATCGCCGTCACGGTTCCGCTCGATGACGGGGTGCACCCGGAGTACTACCGGCCGCTGACCACCTATCTGCTCGACCGTGCGGGGCTCGGTGGGTGA
- the rplW gene encoding 50S ribosomal protein L23: MTTIADPRDILLAPVISEKSYGLIEEGTYTFLVHPDSNKTQIKIAVEKVFGVKVTSVNTANRQGKRKRTRFGYGKRKNTKRALVTISADSKPIEIFGGPVA, encoded by the coding sequence GTGACCACCATCGCCGACCCCCGCGACATTCTGCTGGCGCCGGTCATCTCCGAGAAGTCCTACGGACTGATCGAGGAAGGCACCTACACCTTCCTGGTGCACCCGGACTCGAACAAGACGCAGATCAAGATCGCCGTGGAGAAGGTCTTCGGTGTGAAGGTGACCAGCGTCAACACCGCCAACCGTCAGGGCAAGCGCAAGCGGACCCGCTTCGGTTACGGCAAGCGCAAGAACACCAAGCGCGCGCTCGTGACCATCTCGGCCGACAGCAAGCCCATCGAGATCTTCGGAGGCCCGGTCGCCTAA
- a CDS encoding ribbon-helix-helix domain-containing protein: MAWTMRLPDDEEAALNAQADAEGRSKHEITRDAVRAYLMRHRKWETPLLGDDETFDLGGPIAKDDIRNAMNRPA, from the coding sequence ATGGCTTGGACCATGCGATTGCCGGACGACGAAGAGGCGGCGCTCAACGCGCAAGCGGACGCCGAGGGGCGCTCCAAGCACGAGATCACTCGTGACGCGGTCCGGGCTTATCTCATGCGGCACCGCAAATGGGAGACGCCCCTGCTCGGCGATGACGAGACGTTCGATCTGGGTGGGCCGATCGCCAAGGACGACATCCGCAATGCGATGAACCGACCCGCATGA
- a CDS encoding NUDIX hydrolase, which produces MAEFGRARLAAGALFVRGDEVLLVHKTYGNGWDLPGGYVEPGEAPAAACRRELGEELGIDRFVRRLLVHDWAPSPEEGDKALYVFDCGELGAEERTIRLQESELDAWQWVSVGALDDYLIPRLARRVRQAHLAHIDGCPRYLEHGRPVGRGD; this is translated from the coding sequence GTGGCGGAGTTCGGGCGAGCGCGGTTGGCTGCGGGGGCGTTGTTCGTTCGCGGCGACGAAGTGTTGCTTGTGCACAAGACCTATGGCAATGGCTGGGATCTGCCGGGTGGGTATGTGGAGCCGGGGGAGGCGCCCGCCGCGGCTTGTCGGCGGGAACTCGGTGAGGAGTTGGGGATCGACCGGTTCGTTCGTCGGCTGCTCGTGCACGACTGGGCTCCGAGTCCCGAGGAGGGGGACAAGGCGCTCTACGTATTCGATTGCGGTGAACTCGGCGCCGAGGAGCGGACCATCCGATTGCAGGAGTCGGAACTCGACGCCTGGCAGTGGGTTTCGGTCGGCGCTCTCGATGACTACCTGATACCGCGTCTCGCTCGGCGGGTGCGGCAAGCACATCTCGCGCACATCGACGGCTGCCCCCGGTATCTCGAACATGGCCGTCCGGTCGGGCGGGGTGATTAG
- the rplD gene encoding 50S ribosomal protein L4 produces the protein MTSSAVNTEKKSANLTLPVKEIGGKTNGTVDLPAEIFDVTANLALMHQVVVAQQAAARQGTHATKTRGQVRGGGKKPYRQKGTGRARQGSTRAPQFAGGGTVHGPQPRDYTQRLPKKMKAAALRGALSDRARNERIHVITELVAGQTPSTKTAKSFLAELSDRKKFLVVVGREDLAAWKSVANLQNVHPIAPDQLNTYDVLNSDDVVFSVEALNAFVHGPAESAQDNAAIAQEESK, from the coding sequence ATGACGAGCTCTGCTGTGAACACAGAGAAGAAGTCTGCAAATCTCACGCTGCCGGTCAAGGAGATCGGTGGCAAGACCAACGGCACCGTCGATCTCCCCGCGGAGATCTTCGACGTGACCGCCAACCTCGCGCTGATGCACCAGGTCGTCGTGGCCCAGCAGGCCGCGGCCCGCCAGGGCACGCACGCGACCAAGACCCGTGGTCAGGTGCGCGGCGGCGGCAAGAAGCCGTACCGGCAGAAGGGCACCGGTCGCGCCCGTCAGGGTTCGACCCGCGCGCCCCAGTTCGCCGGCGGTGGCACCGTGCACGGCCCCCAGCCGCGCGACTACACCCAGCGCCTGCCCAAGAAGATGAAGGCCGCCGCCCTGCGTGGCGCCCTGTCCGACCGGGCTCGCAACGAGCGCATCCACGTGATCACCGAACTGGTGGCCGGCCAGACCCCGTCCACCAAGACCGCGAAGAGCTTCCTGGCCGAGCTGTCGGACCGCAAGAAGTTCCTGGTCGTCGTCGGCCGCGAGGACCTCGCCGCGTGGAAGAGCGTGGCGAACCTGCAGAACGTGCACCCGATCGCTCCCGACCAGCTCAACACCTACGACGTGCTCAACAGCGACGACGTGGTGTTCAGCGTCGAGGCGCTCAACGCGTTCGTGCACGGCCCCGCGGAGTCCGCGCAGGACAACGCGGCGATTGCACAGGAGGAGAGCAAGTGA